The Pandoraea vervacti DNA window GGTCAGGCGCGCGCTCGTCCTTCTCTCCATGCGGCCATTCGGCCATCCGTCATGTCGTCGCGAAACCTCTGCTAAGCATCTGCCAATCGAAGATAAGGCATGGCCACACCGCCCCTTAGAATGGACTCGGATACCTGACCCATCCGTCCGATCGTTCCGAGAGCGGAACGCAACGCCTGTCCGGAGACATTCGATATGAGCGGCACGAACAAGGAAAACGAAGACAACCACCCGACGACGGCAGCAGCCCCGCAAACGTCGCAATGGCGCCTCGAGACGCTCGCCGTGCATGGCGGCTATCGTCCCGATCCCACCACGCGCGCCGTGGCCGTTCCGATTTATCAGACGGTGGCTTACGCCTTCGACGACACACAGCACGGGGCGGATCTGTTCGACCTCAAGGTGCCGGGCAACATCTACACGCGCATCATGAATCCGACGCAGGACGTGCTGGAGCAACGCGTTGCGGCGCTCGAAGGCGGTGTCGCGGCGCTCGCGCTCGCATCCGGGCAAGCGGCCGTGACTTACGCCATCCAGACGATCGCCGAGGCCGGCGACAACATCGTGGCGGCCAGCACGCTTTACGGCGGCACGTACAACCTGCTGGCGCACACGCTGCCGCTCTCGGGCATCACGACACGCTTTGCGGATCCCCGCGAGCCGGAGTCCTTCGAGCCGCTGATCGACGACAAGACCAAGGCCATCTTTGCCGAGTCGGTCGGCAACCCGCTGGGCAATATCACCGATATCGAGAAGCTCGCGAAGATTGCGCATCGACATGGCATTCCGCTCATCATCGACAACACCGTGCCGTCGCCGTATTTGCTGCGTCCGTTCGAGCACGGTGCGGACATCGTGGTGCACTCGCTCACCAAGTATCTCGGCGGGCATGGCACGAGCATCGGCGGCGCCATCGTCGACTCGGGCAAGTTCCCCTGGGCCGAGCACAAGGCACGCTTCAAGCGACTGAACGAGCCGGACGTGAGCTACCACGGCGTGGTCTATACGGAAGCTTTCGGTCCGGCGGCATACATCGGGCGCACACGGGTCGTGCCGTTGCGCAACACTGGGGCG harbors:
- a CDS encoding O-acetylhomoserine aminocarboxypropyltransferase/cysteine synthase family protein; this translates as MSGTNKENEDNHPTTAAAPQTSQWRLETLAVHGGYRPDPTTRAVAVPIYQTVAYAFDDTQHGADLFDLKVPGNIYTRIMNPTQDVLEQRVAALEGGVAALALASGQAAVTYAIQTIAEAGDNIVAASTLYGGTYNLLAHTLPLSGITTRFADPREPESFEPLIDDKTKAIFAESVGNPLGNITDIEKLAKIAHRHGIPLIIDNTVPSPYLLRPFEHGADIVVHSLTKYLGGHGTSIGGAIVDSGKFPWAEHKARFKRLNEPDVSYHGVVYTEAFGPAAYIGRTRVVPLRNTGAAISPFNAFQILQGIETLALRLERITENALKVAQFLKTHPKVEWVNYAGLPEHPDHALVDKYLSGRGPGILTFGVKGGRAAGAAFQDALQLFTRLVNIGDAKSLATHPASTTHRQLSPDELRKAGVSEETVRLSIGIEHIDDLLADLDQALRKTA